The Desulfococcus multivorans DNA window ATGCCTCGGATATCCCGATCGGCGCCGAGGATGACTCTTCCCCGCTGACGATCCTTCTGGACCCCAAAATCATCGAATTCGGATCGTCATCCCCTGTAGAGGATGCTATGCGGAAAATCAGCGGCAAGGTGATCGATCTGTCGGGCACTCGAAAGGGCGCTGGATTGGAGATCCTCATCATGGTCAGTGACGATCCCGGAGCCGAGTTCGACAGCAGCACCTATCGGGCGGTTTTCTCGGCGGTCACCGATAAAGAGGGCTATTTTTTCGGACAGGTGAAAAACGAAACGGTTCAGATGGGCTATGGCGTCATCGCCGGGTTGGAGGATCAACCGGTGGTGATTGCCCTGGAGCAAAACAAGATACCCAAACAAATCCTAATGGTTACGGATCTGTCCAATCTGCCGGACCATGTGGCCACCGGTGGCGGTGCCGTGCCCGCCCTGCCGGACCAGGGCGATCTCGTTCGCGGCTCATCCTTTTCCCAGGATGTGGGGGGCACTTGCGTTGATTTCACGGTGCCGGACCGCACCCTGGAGGAGTTCAGTTTTTTTCATACCGTCCGCACAACGGAGCCGGAGATCAGGGGGCTGACTATCTCCTCCAAGGAGAGCGCAACGCTGAAGGCGGAGTTCATCGATCTGTCCGATCATACCTTCGAACTGGTGGGGCGTTTGAACGATTCGTTCAATTCCCTGGCGCTGATTCCATTTGCCGTTGAGGAGTTGCCTGCCGCGGACACGCCGGGTGTTGGGACGGTCCGCACGGCCGGCACGAATACCGCTGCATCGCAGGCCTCCCGGACCCAGTCCCCCAATTACATGATCAAACTGGACGTGGGCGGCAAGGAGCCGTTCAAGGTGAACACCCGGGACCTGGTGTACGAAAAGAGTCGCTTCGAATACGTGGATGTGGTCAAACTGGTCACCGAACAGGCGCAGCGGCACAACAAACTGCTTGCATTGCAGCAGAAACTGGCGGCTGCCTACTGCGGCAGATACGGTGTGGAAAGGGAGAAGACCTATTGTGAGAGTTTGACGGCCAACGATGGGATCAACCGTGCGGAACTCAGCGCCCTGGTGGGTCATGTGGAGAAAAATCGCACGGGGTTCGGCAGAGACGATGCACTGAAAAAACAGCTCGATACATTGATCTTCAAATTGGAAAAATTGATCAGCAGGCCCGTCGCCGAAAAGAATGAGATTTCAGACGCGATCCATCTGGTGGAAAAGGCGATTCAGGTTGTGGATATCAACACAGAGGAATCCCAGCTTCAGGAGAACGTTCTGGGGTATCTCCGGCGAATCATCATCGAACTGTCCAACGCCGGCATAACCGGCGCCCTCTCCTTCGAACCCTGTCCTCCGGAGGCCGAGGCCGAGACCATGGGAATCATGTGCCTGATTCAAAAGTTCCAGGAACTCAAACAAGTTCTGGAAAACAAATCGGTCTTCTCCTACGGAGAAATCATCGAGCTGAAGGCCTACTATTCCATCTTTTTGCGAAGCATCAACGCCTTCCGGTCGCTGCTGGACGAGTTTTACATATTCTATAAAAACAGTACCAATTTCGCCATCGAGTTGACAGACAACTTTTTTTACGAAGAATACGGCGCCATCAAAAGTACGCTGACCGCGCTGCAGCGGCAGGTCGTTGCAGCCCTTCGAAAAACCATGGAAATGGAAAGAGCCTACATTCTCAACCATCCGGGGCGCGTCAATCTGAGCGCCGAGACGAGCGTGGACTGGGATGAGACCCCCACCATTTATGAGAATACCACCATCGCCCACGGCCACATCCTGCACTTCAAGCAAAAATATAAATCCGCCGGGTTCTCCCTGGGCACACTGCTTAACAGTATACCCCTGGCGCCATGCCAGGAGAAGCAAATCGCCATATATGACTGGGACCGTACCGAGCGTGCCAGCCGGACCGAGGAGTTGCTGGTGGCGGAAGAACTCGATGCCGAGATCTCACGGGACAGGGATATTTCCGAAATCGTCAATTCCGTGTTCGGCGAGAGCATTCGCGCCTCGTCATCCAACAAGACCTCGTCCACCAGCGCCGGCATCGGCGGCGGGATCGGCGGATTCGTGAGCGGAATTGTTTTCGGCGTCGCCGGGGGCGTGGCCCACTCCGGGGCCTCGTCCACATCCACGGCGTCCCAGGACGCGTCGCGCACCCTGACGGCCACTTCAATGAACCAGCTGCAGGATACGACCACCCAGTCGGCATCCAGCCTGCGCAATCAACGGAGCACGGTGGTGCAGGCCGTGGGTCAGAACGAGTCGGTCAGCGTTCAAACCGAGGTGATCAAAAACAACAACCACTGCCACGCCATAACGGTGGAGTATTTTGAGGTGCTCAAGCATTATGTGATCGAGCAGCAGCTGGTGGACGTGCAGGAGTGCCTGTTTGTGCCCCTGCCCATGGGCCATTTCGACCATCAGAAGGTGTTGCGGTGGCGGCATACGCTGCAGCCCACCATGTACGGCCGTAAAATCCGGCGGGGCTTTGACGCCATCGAACGGATCGAGACCAACTACGCCAACTCCGACCTGCCCGCAGGCAGCTACGCCGACGAGGTGATCGAGGAATTTTCGGGCTTTTTTACCATTACCTTCGAGTTGCAGCGGCCTCAATTGGCGTCCATCGACGAGGCCACCAAAATCGAAACTATCGATTTGCACGATGCGTTTCCATGGTTCTTCGGATTCATGAAATTCAGATACGATGTGGAAGTGCCGCTGACGGAGGCCGAAAAGGACGCCCTTTTCGAGCAGCAATACGCCCCCGGTATCGTCAGGGATTTTATCGACCGGATGGAGCTGTACGCCATCGCGGACAACGGCACGGAAGAAAAACTGCAGCTCGATTTCACCCTGTTGTCCAATTACGCAAAGGGGGCGGCCCTGAGGGTGAGCCTGGCCAGCAGTGCGCTGCAGAACATCACCCGCAACCAGATCAAGCATTTGCGTGTCCGGGCCACCACCGAGGTGAAATCAGGCTCCAGGATCATATTGCGTTCGCTTTATCTCCAATACCGGACCCCGCATTTGAACGAGTCCATCTATCGCAACGCCGGCGTGAACAACGATATCATCAATACAACATCCGCCGATGGCGGGGTGGTGACCGATTCGGCCCTGATGTATACGCCGTTGAACAAAAGAGAAACAGCCAATCCGCGCAAGGAGGACCAGGAGGCTGCCGCAGCCCTGGTGAGCTACCTGAACGAGAACATGGAGCTGGCCCACAAGGTGATCTGGTCGAAAATGGACGCCAGCCGCCTGTTCGGACTGCTCGATCGTTATATCGCCCCCCACAGCGGCGGCCGCAGCGTAGCCAGCGTGGTGGAAAACCGGGTGACGGGGGTGGTCGGCAACAACCTGGTGATGAAGGTCGTGCCCGGAGAACGGCTCGATCCCGTATTCAAAGGCATGGAGAATCTGCTCGACTTTTACAAGCCCACCACGCCTCCCGACCCCTTCCGGATCAGCGTACCTACCAGAGGGGTCTACGCCGAGGCCGTCATGGGCAAATGCAACAGTTGCGAGGTCATCGATGAAACCCGTAACTGGCGGTTCACCGAGGTGCCCTGCGGCACTTCGCCTGCCGCCATCCAACCCGTTTCCACGGAGAGCCGCCGCAGTGAGCCCGGGGATTTGACGACCAAGGATCTGCCCGCCAGCCTGATCAACCTGCAGACAGCCCCTGCCGCCCCGGATCCCACGGGTTTGGCCGCGGCCTTTGCCTTGCTGGCCAAAGGGGATGCCTTCAAGGATATGACCGGATTGGCCGGCACCCAGGCCAATGCACTCGGCGCGCTGCAGACCACATCCAAGAGTGTCACCGACCTGGCCGGCATATCCAAGGACTTTGCCAATATGGCCGTGATGGCCAGCCAGAACCGGGATGGGGCCAAGCAGATCGAACAGATCAAGAAACTGAACAAGGAAGGCTATCTCACCGATGCGGAAGCCGGCCAGCAGATCAAGGGCGTCCTGGGCACCTACACTGATGCGGCCAAAAACATCACCAATACCAAGAGCAAGGACGGCGATTCGGTTCCCGACAAGATCGCCGACAAGGTCCTGACCCAGGGCATGCCGTCACCGTCCCATGAAATTGAATATCAGAAGGTCGGCTCGGACGGCGAGACGGAAAGCATCAAGGTCAGCCAGCCCGAAAGCCTGTCCGATTCAAGCGCCAAACCGGTGATCTATCTTACCGGCAATACGGGTTCGGCCGATTTGAGGGCGTTCAAACCGTCCACCAACGACAAGAGTCTGATCATCGAAGTGGGGGCCGGTTTCAGAAATGCGCCGGACGGTTCAAAGTTGCGATGGTCGTCGCCCACACCCGGCGCCTTGATCATCGACAACCCCAACGCCACTGTGACTCGGGTCAAAGGCGTCACGCCCGGCAAACACGATCTTGATCTGGAACTGCTGGATCCCGGCGGCAACCGCATTGCAAGCATCAAACTCAAACTGTCCGTGCCTCAATGCGTTACCGTCAATGAAGACCCGGCCTTGTTTGACAGTGCGCTGATCAACCTCCATCTGGTCGGGCATAAGAACGATGTGGTGGATGAAATGAAGCGCGTGGTGGAGCATCTCCTGGCCAAGGCCAACGTGCGCGTCTTCTGGCAATTCGGCGGATACAGCGAGGCGCTTCCTGCTCACGTGCCGGCCGCCAACGTGGTGACCGCCGTTATCAAAGACAAGGACCCCAGCGGCAACCTGGGGGTGACGTCCTCCACTTCCGCCGCTCTCGATCTTTTCAATGAAACCATCGAGGTTTTCCCCGGCATGTATGCCGAGGAAGATGCCATCGACGTGGATACCGAGACCCAGGCCCTGATCGTCGACCTCGACGCGTCACTCCCCGGGAATGCCGACTTGATCCCCATCATGATCAAAGTCTACGGCCGATTGATCGGGGAGACCTTGAGCCATGAAATCGGTCATGCCTTGCTGTGGGACGATATTCCCGCCGACGGCCACAATTCACCGGCCATTGCCAACGATCTGATGAATCGCGGCGTGGACCGCCTGTTCCGCCAGCGCACCGGCATGGAAAACATCGCTCAGGTGAGCCCTGTATTGCCTGAACATTATGTGGACCACGGCCTGGCGGCGATCGGAGGGTTCCAGGCGGTGAACCAGGCCCTCATCGATGCGCAGTGGCCCGTACCGCCGGCCCATGGTTAAACGCCTCGATCGTGAAGGCATCCGCCATTCTTCCGCCTATACATCCCAGGAGATCGCCGAAGCGGCGGGAATCCCCGGGAAAAAGCTCGCTAGTGCGGTGCTGGTGAAGCTTGACGGCGCATCGGCCATGGCCGATGCGCCGTCAAGCCGCGAAGTCGCCGGCAAGGGCTACACCGCCGCCAGCATCCGAAGCGTGCCATGCGGGCATGGATGCTTATCTTAATATAGAAAAAGTCTCGTCAACGGCACGGGAAGGGCGGGGCGGGCCGGGATGCCCGTCGCGCTGCATACACCTCTGGCGGATGGAGATTCATGAAGATTTTTTCACTGTTGATGGTCTTGCTCTGGGGGCTTCAGCCGATGGCGGCGGTTCAGGCGGCGCCTCCGGATGGAGCCGCCGGTCCTTCGGCGCAGATCCTCCATATCACGGGCCCCATCGGCCCAGCCACCGCGGAATTCGTACACGACGGTTTCGGGATCGCCCGCGCGCGAAACGCCGCGCTGATCATTCTGGCGATGGACACGCCCGGCGGGCTGGCGGAGAGCATGCGCGCCGTCATTCACGACATCCTGGATTCGCCGGTGCCGGTGGCGGGGTTCGTCTTCCCGTCGGGTTCGCGGGCGGACAGCGCGGGCACCTACATCCTCTATGCCGCCCATGTGGCCGCCATGGCGCCGGGCACCAACCTGGGCGCCGCAACGCCCGTCATGATCGGCGGGGGGCTGCCCCTGCCCGGCCCGGACGACGAGCCGAAACCTGACGACGACCAAAAGCCGCAGCCCGACAAGCCGGCCAAAGGCGCCATGGCGGCCAAGGTCGTCAACGACGCGGCTGCCTACATCCGGAGCCTTGCCGAGATGCGGGGGCGCAACGCCGAGTGGGCCGAACGGTCCGTGCGCGAAGGGGTCAGCCTTTCGGTGAACGAAGCTCTCGAAATGAAGGTCATCGACGTGGTTGCCGCCGACATCGACGCGCTGCTGGAGCGGATCGACGGGCGAAAGGTGACGGCGGCCGGCCGTCAGGTCACCCTACGCACCGCCGGCCTGAAAGCCGAGACCATCGAACCGGGCTGGCGCATCCGGCTGCTGTCGATCCTGACGAACCCCAACATCGCCTTCATTCTGATGCTGGTGGGGGTGTACGGCCTCATTTTCGAGTTCGCGAATCCCGGATCCGTCGGACCCGGGGTGTTCGGGGGCATCTGCCTTCTTTTGGGATTTTACGCCCTCAACGTGCTGCCCATCAACACCACGGGTTTGGGGCTGCTCCTGCTGGCCATCGCCCTCATGGCGGCCGAGGCTTTCGTCCCCTCCTTCGGCATCCTGGGCATCGGGGGCATCATCGCCTTTGTGCTGGCGGCCATGATGCTGTTTGACAGCGATATCCCCGGATTCAGGATATCCTGGCCGGTGATCGCCGTCACGGCGGCCGGCAGCGGCGGGCTTCTGATCTTTCTCCTCGGCTATGCCTGGCGGGCCCAGCGCCGTCCGGTCACCACCGGGGTCGAGAGCCTGGTGGGGAAGTCTGCGGAGGTGCTGGAATGGTCGCATGGCCAGGGATACGTCCGGCTCGGCGGCGAGCGCTGGAAGGCCGTTGGAGAGGGGAACTTTTCCCCCCGTGACCGGGTCGAGGTGCTCGCCGGCAGAGGGCTGGTCCTGGTGGTGCATAAAAAACATCATAAACTGTGAGGATGGACACATGCCGCCCATTACCATTTATCTGATCATCACCATCGCGGTCATCGGGTTCCTCAGTTCGGCCATCCGCATTCTGCGGGAGTACGAGCGGGCCGTGGTCTTTACCCTGGGGCGCTTCACCGGGGTCAAGGGGCCGGGGCTCATCATCCTGATCCCCATGGTCCAGCAGATGGTCCGGATTGACTTGAGAACCATCGTCGAGGATGTCCCGACACAGGACGTCATCTCGCGGGACAACGTCTCGGTGAAGGTGAACGCCGTGCTCTACTACCGGGTGGTGGACGCCGAAAAGGCCGTCAACCAGGTGGAGAATTTCCAGGCCGCCACCAGCCAACTTGCCCAGACGACCCTGCGGTCGGTGCTGGGCAAGCACGAGCTGGACGAGATGCTGGCGGAGCGGGACAAGCTCAACAGCGACATCCAGGAGATCCTGGACGAGCAGACCGACGCCTGGGGCATCAAGGTCAACATCGTGGAGATCAAGCATGTAGACATCGACGAGAGCATGATTCGGGCCATCGCGCGACAGGCCGAAGCGGAACGAAACCGTCGGGCGAAAGTCATCAATGCCGAGGGAGAAAACCAGGCCGCCGACAAACTGGTTTCCGCCGCCAGGAAACTGGCCGTCCAGGGCGAAGCCATGCAGCTGCGGTACCTGTCTGCCCTCCACGACATCAGCGGCAACCCGGGGTCCACCGTCGTCTTCCCGTTCCCCATGGAGATGGGACACCTCTTTGCCCCGAAAGGCGTTACAAAACTGGAATCAGATCAAAAATTGGAACAAAAATCAGGCCATCAGTCAGATGAAGGATCGGAATCATAACCGCGAGCCGGAGACCGCGGCGGAAGATGCAAGTGGATTCCGGTATGCCTGTACCCGTGCAGGACCCTCACTCGGCTTCATCAGAGCCTCTACACCAGACGGTTTGCCCGCAGGTCATACCTCAAAGTAGCCTGTTTTCGGGCTGTGGCTCCTCTCGACAAATCACCAATCATGGAAAACCGTTTACCCGGGAATCACACCCTAATCACATCCCGGGGTGGCTCCAGACTTCCGGACAAAAACATTCAGCCACTTTTCGTTTTCCCTGCCGGGTTTTAGGTCCCCGGTTTTCCAGTACCGGAGCACTGATAGCTCCGCGTGTACCTTGATAAGCTCATCAAATCCGCTTCGGCGGCCCCTCCCAGCCGCCGCAGGCCATGAAGTCGCTCATCCGCACCACAACCGGTTGGTAATAGCGCGACGCCGCGATCTTTCCCAGCCCCTGGCTGAGGTGGTCGACGAAATAAAATCGCGGCGCTCCCTCCGGGAGGCATCGACGATCCTGGTGGTCCGACTGCCGCCGCCGCACCCCGCAATCGGGTCAACCCCGTATTCGCGGCCTATCCCGGGCGTAGAAGCGTCCGTCGGAAAGGATGCCGCATCGGTGATACCGACTCCAGCCGCGGAAAATACAGGATCGATCCGATAGGTTTTTGGGGGATGACAGCATATTTTCCAGATATTGGGAAGTAAACCGCATCTTATTTTTCGGGACGATCGGAATGCCCCCTCATATTCCAGGTGCTCCAGGCGGCCGGGGCATCCCCCTCGCGGGGGAGAACCCGGCAGGTCTGTCGGACACCACCCCAACGAAGGAGTGACACATGATTATACCCCCTGAAATCACCTGCCGAAACGTCGACAGCAGCCCCGCCCTCGAGTCTATCATCCTCGAGAAGGCGGCCAAGTTGGACGAGGTCCATGACAAGATTATGAGCTGCCGGACCGCCATCGAAAAGGTCCAGGAGCACCAGCGCAGCGGAAGCCCGTATCGCGTGCGGATCATCGTCCGGGTGCCGCCGAACAAAGAGCTCGTCGTCAGCCGCGATCCCGGCAACGGCGACGTGAATGAACGCCTGAAAACCGCGGTGAACGATGCATTCGACACCATGCGCCGGCAGCTGGTCAGGTTGAAGCAGAAGCAGCACGGCGATGTCAAGGTCCATGAAACGCCGGGTGTCATCGGCCACGTGGTGCGGCTCTTCCCCGATGAGGGTTTCGGGTTTCTCCGCACCCTCGAGGGGCGTGAACTCTATTTCCACCGGAACAGTGTGCTTCACGATGACTTCGGGCGCCTCGAGGTCGGCACCGGTGTGCGGTGCTTTCCCCGGGAGGGCGAGAAAGGGCCCCAGGCGAGCACCGTGCAGATCATCGACAAGCCGGGCGCGGCCATGGCCCAGGTGCCCGAGCCGAAGGTGGAGACGCCGGAAGGCTGGAATCCGTGAAAAATCAGGCCTGCCGGCGCGCAGGGGCGGGAGTCAATGATCGGTGCCCGCCCCCGCATCGGTCAACTCGAGGCTGAGCGCCCACAGTCGCTGCCGAATCTCTGCATCATATGCCTGAGCGTGGGCCTCGGCCTGGGTCATTCGATCGAAATAGGCGCCGCTCACCCCATCCACATCGGGGGAGACGGCCACGTAGACCTCGACCTCGGCGCCGGATTCGGCGGTGCCCTGGGGCGTGCCAAAGGCCTGTCGGACCATCTTGGTGTCCAGAAGGCTGCCGGGATGCAGGCAGTTGACGGTAATGCCGTCCGACTTGAGCCGTCGGTCCAGCTCAATGGTGAACATAGCCAGGGCCAGCTTGCTCCGGGCGTAGGCGCGCATGGGGCTGTACCCGTCGGCGAGCATGAAGTCCTCGAAATCGATGGCTTCCTGGGCGGCTGAACTCACGTTGACGATCCGGGCGGCTCCCGAAGCCCGAAGGAGCGGCAGGAGCAGAATAGTCAACAGAAACGGGGCCAGGTAGTTGACCGCCATGCAGAGCTCATGCCCCTGGTCGCTCCGGGGCCGATCCTTCTTCCCGCCGGGGACCGGGAGGACGCCGGCGTTGTTGATCAGGACATCGAGGCCGTCGTGGGCGGCGAGCACCTCCGCCGCCATGCGCCGCACCTCGGGCAGCGACGAAAAATCGGCGACATAGAATTCCAGCTTGTCGCTGCCGGTTTCCCGTCGGATCTCATCCCTGGCCGCGCGACACTTTTCCGGATCGCGGCCGTGAAGCAGCACCCGGGCGCCCATCTGCGCCAAGCGCTCGGCCGTGATTCTGCCGATGCCGTCGGTGGCGCCGGTGATCAATATGGACTGTTCGCTTACGGGTTTCATGTGGATACCATCCTTTCCAGTCAATCGGTTGATCCCCCGCGAAGGGGGAGGCTCCGGTCTGTCCCTGTTGAATGCGGCCCCGGCACCGGGTCCGCGAAGCGGATCATGAACATCCATAATGTCCTTCGGATGCCCGGGATGGGTAAATGTGGGAAAGACCCCATTTCATCGCGGAAATGCCCCTATTGCCTGAATTACCATCAGCCATTCCCCCGCCTATACATCCCAGGAGATCGCCGAGGCGGCGGGAATCCCCGGGAAGGAGCTCGCAAAGACGGTGCTGGTGAAGCTTGACGGCGCACCGGCCATGGCCGGTGCGCCGTCGAGCCTCGAAATCGACTTCGGCTGAATACATCTTTTCCGCCATGACAATGCGGCACAAAACCCATTTGATTTCCCTCCTGAAGTCCGAATATTAAGATACAGCGATGGGCCGATTGAGGAAACCGACCCACCACATCGATCTGAAGTTTTCAAGTTTCCTCCCAAGTTTCCCATGAACCGAAAGGAGGCATCATGTCTGAGTTCGTGATGCTCACGCGGCTCTCTGCCAATGCCGTCCATCTGCCGATGGCGCTGGAGGAGCTCGAGAAAAAAATCATGGCGCAGATCCGCTCCGAATGCCCACGGGTGGAGTGGCTCCACAGCTACGCCATTCTGGGGCCCTATGACTACATGGACATCTTCCGCGCCCCCGACGACGCCGACGCGTTCAAGGTGGCGACCATCATCCGCTCCTACGGATATGCCCATACCGAGATCTGGGGGGCGAAGGAGTGGCAGGCCTTCAAGGCGCTGATCCGGGATTTGTCCAGGGAGCAATAAAACCCGTCGCCGTGAGCTGAATGACAAAGGTCCCCTGAATCCTCAGCTGCCAAGGAAAACCCCATGCCGATCTACAACAAGGACATCGGCGACCCGGAATCCCTGCGGGAGGCCGCCGAGAGCGGCAGGATCCGGGAGCTGGAAGGGTTCGGCGCCACCCTCGAAGCGAACATCCTGGAAGAAATCCGAAAAAAAAGCTGGGGTCGCCTCCGGACCCCATGGCATGTCGCCGAAAAGGTCGCCCGTGCCTATGTCGCCTATCTGGCGGCGGACGAGAGTGTGGGGAAGGTGGTCGTGGCCGGCAGCTTCCGGCGCCGAAAGGCTACCTTCGGGGATCTCCACGGCGGGGTCCTCGGGATCAGATGAGAGAGACGCCCAGCGCAGCGCATGCCGAACCGCTAATGCCCCGCAGCGCTCGTCTTCTCGTGGCGGCGGCGGATCGCCTCGGCGATCAGCGGGGCGAGGTCAAGGATCTCCATGGCGGCGGGCCGCTCCGGCGTCTGGACGAGGGAGTTGGTGGCGATGATGCTGCCGACTGGATGGGACATGAGTCTTGCCACGGCGCCCTCCACAGGCAGCGCGTGGGTGACGGCCACCGTGGCGGGGAGCCGGCAGCCGCGCTCGCCGAGGGCCTCGATGGTCGAGATCAGGGTCCTGCCGGTGCTGATCATGTCGTCGACTACGATCGGGGAGCGGTCCGCGATCTCGCCGATGATCCGCCGCACCGCCACGCGCTCGCCGCTGACGCGCTCCTTGTGGACGTAAGCCACGGGCAGGTCCAGGTCGTCGGCGTAGCGCTGGGTCAGCTTGACGGCGCCCAGGTCCGGCGCCACCAGCACGGCGTCGCCGGAGACGATCTCCTTGAGGCGGCCGGCGATCAGCCGTGTCGGGAGGAGGTGTTCGACGGGCAGGGAAAAGAAGCCTTCGATGGCCGGATTGTGGAGGTGGACGGTGATCATCTGGTCCGCGCGCGTCGCGATCATGTCCGCCAGGACCTTGGCCCCCACCGGCTCCCCTGTATCGGTGCGGCGATCCTGGCGGGCGTAGCCGAAATAGGGGACCACCGCCGTGACGCGCATTGCGCCGGCGCGCCTGGCGGCGTCGGCGATGAGGAGCAGCTCCAGCAGGTTCCGCCCCACCGGCGGCCCGGTGGACTGGACGATGTAGACGTCGCTTCCTGCCAGGGAATGACCGATCCTGACCTGAAGCTCGTCATCGGGAAAGGCCTCGATTCGGCATGTCGTCGCCGTCATCCCGAGGCGGCCGACGATCGCCTCCGCCAGGGCGGGGTTCGCCGTGCCCGGTATGAGGGAAAGGGTCATGGCCGCGAGATCCGATCCAGCGCCTCTTCGATCACCCCCCGGGACGCAAACAGGGAACCGGAGACGGCCAGGCAGACGGCGCCGGTGCCGGCACTGGCCAGAAAGCCGCAGCGGGGGATCGACCATCCGCGGCCTTGGTCTCGGGTACGGGGTCTTTTCATCATAACAGCCTCCCTGGAAATGGTTTTCGAAGAACGTGGCCACATGAAATCATGACATGCATAAGGTGGGCACGGCCGGCTGCCACGGCTGATATCGGCGGTCGTTTCGGGGATGGGGATTCGCGGCGAAAAGGCTGGTCCAATGAGATGTGCAGGGGGAGATATGTCGGGCACCCGCAGGATAGAAATTCGCACAGGATCTCCCGCAGATGCAATACAGGTTCGAATGTATATGGCGCGTGAACTTCCTGTATGAAAAGGCTTGCGCAGGCCGGCGCCGGCGGCGGGGTCTCCACAGGCCCCGGCGCCCGCGGGTATGTCCTGAGCCCATGCAAGATAAGGCCTCGGACCTATTCACACTTTCGGGCGGATACCTTAAGCTTACATCAGATTGACGGATCGTTTCCTTTCAAATCCGTTCAAATCACAGAAGAAACGCAAAGAAGGCCGCTGTGAATTTCAAGACCGCAAAGGCTGGGCCCATGTTTTTACTCGTCATGTTCATCATCCTGTAGATCGGGATCATCCCTGGCCCGGAGAGGGCATCCGCCGTGCCGGTGCGCGACTGTCCATCAGCGATGCCGTGGCGGACGAGCTTCTCGCGGACAGCGCCGTTTCCAGCCACTGTATCGACGTCGGCACCAAAGAGGGGATCGTTGCCCTGAGCGGCAAAGATGGCGGGAATACGGCGATGCAGGTCGGAATGCCTATGAAGGCGGAGCGTTCATGGTGGACAACAACCTGGTCGTGAATCAATAATGGACGATGTTTTGCAAGCAAAGGAGTCGTCATGCAACCAATCCAAACCATGAAACACATATCACTGGAAGAAATGAAGCGCCTGACCGGGCTCGCGGGTGAGGTCTGCGTCTCCGTGTACATGCCCGTCGAACAGGCGACCAGCACCATCGATCCGCCCCGGATCCGATTCAAGAACCTGCTGAGGCAGGCTGAAAAAGCGATCGCGGAGCGGTCGCCCAAGAACAAGGAGATCTACGCCAGGATCGAGGATGGACGCCGTCTGATGGAAGACCC harbors:
- a CDS encoding NfeD family protein, with translation MKIFSLLMVLLWGLQPMAAVQAAPPDGAAGPSAQILHITGPIGPATAEFVHDGFGIARARNAALIILAMDTPGGLAESMRAVIHDILDSPVPVAGFVFPSGSRADSAGTYILYAAHVAAMAPGTNLGAATPVMIGGGLPLPGPDDEPKPDDDQKPQPDKPAKGAMAAKVVNDAAAYIRSLAEMRGRNAEWAERSVREGVSLSVNEALEMKVIDVVAADIDALLERIDGRKVTAAGRQVTLRTAGLKAETIEPGWRIRLLSILTNPNIAFILMLVGVYGLIFEFANPGSVGPGVFGGICLLLGFYALNVLPINTTGLGLLLLAIALMAAEAFVPSFGILGIGGIIAFVLAAMMLFDSDIPGFRISWPVIAVTAAGSGGLLIFLLGYAWRAQRRPVTTGVESLVGKSAEVLEWSHGQGYVRLGGERWKAVGEGNFSPRDRVEVLAGRGLVLVVHKKHHKL
- a CDS encoding ribose-phosphate diphosphokinase, with amino-acid sequence MATFFENHFQGGCYDEKTPYPRPRPRMVDPPLRLSGQCRHRRRLPGRLRFPVCVPGGDRRGAGSDLAAMTLSLIPGTANPALAEAIVGRLGMTATTCRIEAFPDDELQVRIGHSLAGSDVYIVQSTGPPVGRNLLELLLIADAARRAGAMRVTAVVPYFGYARQDRRTDTGEPVGAKVLADMIATRADQMITVHLHNPAIEGFFSLPVEHLLPTRLIAGRLKEIVSGDAVLVAPDLGAVKLTQRYADDLDLPVAYVHKERVSGERVAVRRIIGEIADRSPIVVDDMISTGRTLISTIEALGERGCRLPATVAVTHALPVEGAVARLMSHPVGSIIATNSLVQTPERPAAMEILDLAPLIAEAIRRRHEKTSAAGH
- a CDS encoding SDR family oxidoreductase; the encoded protein is MKPVSEQSILITGATDGIGRITAERLAQMGARVLLHGRDPEKCRAARDEIRRETGSDKLEFYVADFSSLPEVRRMAAEVLAAHDGLDVLINNAGVLPVPGGKKDRPRSDQGHELCMAVNYLAPFLLTILLLPLLRASGAARIVNVSSAAQEAIDFEDFMLADGYSPMRAYARSKLALAMFTIELDRRLKSDGITVNCLHPGSLLDTKMVRQAFGTPQGTAESGAEVEVYVAVSPDVDGVSGAYFDRMTQAEAHAQAYDAEIRQRLWALSLELTDAGAGTDH
- a CDS encoding GYD domain-containing protein, which produces MSEFVMLTRLSANAVHLPMALEELEKKIMAQIRSECPRVEWLHSYAILGPYDYMDIFRAPDDADAFKVATIIRSYGYAHTEIWGAKEWQAFKALIRDLSREQ
- a CDS encoding slipin family protein; translated protein: MPPITIYLIITIAVIGFLSSAIRILREYERAVVFTLGRFTGVKGPGLIILIPMVQQMVRIDLRTIVEDVPTQDVISRDNVSVKVNAVLYYRVVDAEKAVNQVENFQAATSQLAQTTLRSVLGKHELDEMLAERDKLNSDIQEILDEQTDAWGIKVNIVEIKHVDIDESMIRAIARQAEAERNRRAKVINAEGENQAADKLVSAARKLAVQGEAMQLRYLSALHDISGNPGSTVVFPFPMEMGHLFAPKGVTKLESDQKLEQKSGHQSDEGSES
- a CDS encoding YbaK/EbsC family protein produces the protein MSHSPAYTSQEIAEAAGIPGKELAKTVLVKLDGAPAMAGAPSSLEIDFG
- a CDS encoding PHP domain-containing protein, producing the protein MPIYNKDIGDPESLREAAESGRIRELEGFGATLEANILEEIRKKSWGRLRTPWHVAEKVARAYVAYLAADESVGKVVVAGSFRRRKATFGDLHGGVLGIR
- a CDS encoding HPF/RaiA family ribosome-associated protein, producing the protein MIIPPEITCRNVDSSPALESIILEKAAKLDEVHDKIMSCRTAIEKVQEHQRSGSPYRVRIIVRVPPNKELVVSRDPGNGDVNERLKTAVNDAFDTMRRQLVRLKQKQHGDVKVHETPGVIGHVVRLFPDEGFGFLRTLEGRELYFHRNSVLHDDFGRLEVGTGVRCFPREGEKGPQASTVQIIDKPGAAMAQVPEPKVETPEGWNP